One Budorcas taxicolor isolate Tak-1 chromosome 13, Takin1.1, whole genome shotgun sequence DNA window includes the following coding sequences:
- the BPIFB3 gene encoding BPI fold-containing family B member 3, with amino-acid sequence MLGMWSLLLLWGLVTPCQGLLETVGTLARIDKDELGKAIQNSLVGGPILQNVLGTVTSVNQGLLGSGGVLGGGGLLGYGGVFGLVEELSGLKVDEITLPKVSVKLLPGFGVQLNLHTKVGLHGSGPLGGLLQLAAEVNVSSRVALGVSARGTPILILKRCSTLLGHISLLTGLLPAPLFGVVEETLFKVLPELLCPVVDSVLGVVNELLGAVLGLVPLGAVGSVEFTLATLPLISNQYIELDVNPIVKSVAGDIIDFPKPRKPIKVPPKEDHTSQVTVPLFLFNTVFGLLQTSGALDLDITSELVPSNVPLTTTDLAALVPEALRKLPPGQQLLLSLRVKEAPTVTLQNHKAMVSIPTTIHVLSYFPQGAHEALFQLNGVMTLNAQLAPSATKLHISLSLERLSVQLASSSAHTFDASRLEEWLSNVVRLAYVPKLNVNLDVGIPLPKVLNVNFANAALAIIENAVVLTVPS; translated from the exons ATGTTGGGCATGTGGTCCCTCCTTCTCCTCTGGGGTCTGGTGACTCCGTGCCAGGGGCTGCTTGAGACGGTGGGCACCCTCGCTAGGATCGACAAGGATGAACTCGGCAAAG CCATCCAGAACTCGCTGGTCGGTGGGCCCATTCTGCAGAATGTGCTGGGGACAGTTACTTCTGTCAACCAGGGCCTCCTGGGCTCTGGGGGCGTGCTTGGAGGAGGTGGCCTGCTGGGCTATGGAGGGGTTTTTGGCCTTGTTGAGGAGCTTTCTGG GTTGAAGGTGGACGAAATCACACTGCCAAAGGTGTCTGTGAAGCTGCTGCCAGGGTTTGGGGTGCAGCTGAACCTGCACACCAAGGTGGGCCTGCACGGCTCCGG TCCCCTGGGAGGCCTCCTGCAGCTGGCCGCCGAGGTGAACGTGTCGTCGCGGGTGGCGCTGGGCGTGAGCGCGCGGGGTACGCCCATCCTTATCCTCAAGCGCTGCAGCACACTCCTGGGACACATCAGCCTACTCACGGG GTTGCTACCTGCACCACTCTTTGGGGTCGTGGAAGAGACACTCTTCAAGGTGCTGCCAGAATTG CTGTGCCCTGTGGTGGACAGTGTGCTGGGCGTGGTGAATGAGCTCCTGGGGGCCGTGCTGG GCCTGGTGCCCCTCGGGGCTGTTGGGTCTGTGGAATTTACCCTGGCCACACTGCCTCTCATCTCCAACCAGTACATAGAGCTGGACGTCAAT CCCATCGTGAAGAGCGTAGCTGGTGACATCATTGACTTCCCCAAGCCCCGCAAACCCATCAAGGTGCCGCCCAAGGAGGACCACACATCCCAGGTGACTGTGCCTCTGTTCCTCTTTAACACCGTGTTTGGGCTCCTTCAGACCAGCGGTGCCCTTGACCTGGACATCACCTCTGAGCTG GTTCCCAGTAATGTCCCACTGACAACTACAGACCTGGCAGCTTTGGTCCCTGAG GCCCTGCGGAAGCTGCCCCCAGGCCAGCAGCTCCTGCTCTCCTTGCGGGTGAAGGAAGCACCCACAGTCACGCTTCAGAACCACAAGGCCATGGTCTCCATCCCAACTACCATCCATGTGCTCTCCTACTTTCCTCAAGGGGCCCATGAGGCCTTATTCCAGCTGAATGGG GTGATGACTTTAAATGCCCAGCTGGCTCCCTCGGCTACCAAACTGCACATCTCGCTATCCCTGGAACG GCTCAGCGTCCAGCTGGCATCCTCCTCTGCCCACACCTTTGAT GCGTCCCGTTTAGAAGAATGGCTCAGCAATGTGGTTCGGCTAGCTTATGTGCCAAAGCTCAATG TGAACCTAGATGTTGGGATCCCCCTGCCTAAGGTTCTCAATGTCAATTTTGCCAATGCAGCCCTGGCAATCATAGAG AATGCCGTGGTGCTGACCGTGCCATCCTGA